GCCGAACAGCAGGCGTGAGTAGACCGTCTGACAGGCGGTAATCGCCTGCGTCAGGCTGACATCAGTGACATGCCCCAGGTGACGCGCCGCCTCTGCTGCCAGCTCATCGGCGGGCACCAGTGACCAGGCAAAGTCGGCAAGCAGATGCAGTGCGGCGCGGCGAAATACGGCCGGTGGGGCAGGAACAACCAGATCGTGAGGCACGTGGGAAGTCATGTCCAGATTCTAGCACACCTGCACAGCGTGTGCAAGAGACCGATAACATGGATTTGGCCCCAAAGAGGGATGCAACTCCTCACTCGGTGACTCTGTTGGCGCTGCGGATCGGCTTGGCGCCTTCACCGGCGCCAAGCCGATCCGCAGCGCCATCCAAACCATGCTGATCGGTGGAGTGGCGGCGGCCGCCGCTGCGTTCGTCATCGCGCGCGCCATCGGCTGAGCGACGCGCTTTCTCTGACAAATTGCCAGGCGCTCCCTGGGTTCGTTCGTCAGGCAGCCACGCTGTGTTAGGCCAACGGTTCTTAGCCCAAATCCTCTGGCGGACGAATCCGATCGAGCAAACGGTCGGCCAACGCAACAATGAAAGATTGCAGATCTGCCAGGGCCAACGGAGGCGTAGTAACCGGCAGGCGAGACAGTCTGCGCACCTCGAGCAACGCCCCTGCCATGTAAAAAGGCTGCAATCCCAAATCTTTTTGCTGTGCCATACTGTGGGCCGAAATCTCGCACCAAGTCTATCTGCAAAGTTTGGTCATGGGCCGGCTCCAACAAGAATTGCCGGAAGTGTTCGGTGCGCCGCGCGCGTCCAATGCGGCAGCCCAACTCCGTCGCTAACTTCGGTATCAAGATGTCAGTCTCTGACAGGGCCAGGTCATCAAGCGTGAATAGGTCTAGATCCACGCTGTGGCGATGGTGTAGATGGAAAGCGGCCAGAGATGTCCCTCCAGTGAGGAAGAAACGCTGGCTGGCTTCGGCGGCGAAGAAACCATTCAGAAAAGCCGCCTGTAACGGCGTGAGCCAATTATTAGTCACGTTGTGACCACCTGTTCAGAGCATAGGTCCATAATTCACGGTCTGCGGGGCGACGGAAGCGCATATTCGCCAGGTGCTGGTGAATATCGGCGGGTGTCAGGTAATGCCAGATATCCTCCCATTTCGCGTATTCCAGGATGCGAGTGATTAACCAGGTTTTGTCCAAAGAGCTACCCTGGCGCAACAATTCGTGAATTTGGCTGTCCGTAATTTCGTATTCCCAAAAGAAGTAAGGCCGCTCGTCCGGTTGAAATGTCGTACCCACCTGAACGCTAGACATGAGTTGACTCCATTGGCTGGTGAAGCCGAAACGGGGGCGCATGTGATCTCATTCAACAAGGGTGAGTATACCACCAATGCCTGCGTGTCACAAGGGCCAAATGTCGGCTGGCCCAATGGGAAAGATCAGTCACCGGGAAAATCTGTCGCCACGGCTTGCAGGATCGCCCCGCGGCCGACGAGACCAACCAACTGACCGCCCGTGTCCACCACCGGCAAGCGCTTGGTCAAGTCAATCGCGGCGTCCCCGCCGGGCCGGGCAACTTGGCAGATAGTAGCGCATACGGTATGATCATCCCATGGAATCAGACTCCGCCAAGCTAACTGCATTGCGCACCAAATCGCCTGTCCGCGCGGCGATCGGGTATGTTTTGATGGTCGTTGTCTCCGTCGGCGCCTTTCTGCTCATCCGCAGACAGGGTGAAATGCTGGTGGCGCCGCTGGCTGGCAATGCAGGGCCGTCCTTGGTCACGGCCCCCACGCCCGATATCTTCCTGCACGTGCTTGTGGCGCTCACAGCCATCATCATCACGGGGCAAGTGCTGGCCCGGTTGTTTGCGCGCCTGGGTCAACCGGCGGTGATCGGCGAGGTGGTTGCGGGCATCCTGCTCGGTCCCTCTCTGCTGGGGTCACAGCTCTCGGCGTTGATCTTGCCGCCGTCCGTCGGTCCCTATTTGGGCGTGATCGCTCAGCTCGGCGTCGTTCTATACATGTTCCTCGTCGGCCTGGAACTCAATCCCGCGCGGCTCAAACATCGCACCCGCGCCACCCTCGCGACCTCGCACGCCAGCATTCTCGTGCCCTTCATACTGGGCGCGCTGCTGGCGCTGCTGTTGTATCCTCAGCTTTCAGATCGCAGTGTGCCGTTCACCAGCTTCGCCCTGTTCATCGGCGTAGCCATGTCCATCACCGCCTTTCCCGTGCTGGCGCGCATCCTGACCGACTATGGGATGACCCGCACCAATCTGGGGGTGCTTGCCCTGAGCTGCGCGGCTGTGGGCGATGTCACGGCCTGGTGTTTGTTGGCGTTTGTCGT
This genomic window from Candidatus Amarolinea dominans contains:
- a CDS encoding cation:proton antiporter, translating into MESDSAKLTALRTKSPVRAAIGYVLMVVVSVGAFLLIRRQGEMLVAPLAGNAGPSLVTAPTPDIFLHVLVALTAIIITGQVLARLFARLGQPAVIGEVVAGILLGPSLLGSQLSALILPPSVGPYLGVIAQLGVVLYMFLVGLELNPARLKHRTRATLATSHASILVPFILGALLALLLYPQLSDRSVPFTSFALFIGVAMSITAFPVLARILTDYGMTRTNLGVLALSCAAVGDVTAWCLLAFVVGVAKAQVGQGLLVVAGALVFIALILLVARPLLRWVALRWETESPSVGLMTVAFVALLLSALTAEAIGIHAIFGAFLLGVVVPHDSALARAFTQQLRHVVTILLLPAFFAFTGMRTRIDLLSAPALWLLCGLIIVTAIAGKFGGTFAAARLTGLRWREAALLGVLMNTRGLMELIVLNVGLELGVISPTLFAMMVLMALVTTMLTSPLLRILKLQTIPEE